TCGAGGAGCTGCGCGACATCTTCGGCCCGCTGGTGATGCCGGTGGCGCTGCCCGACCGGCTGGCCGTCCAGCAGGCGCAGGGCGCGTGCATGCCGATCCACGAGTGGGGCACGCCCGGCGCGCGCGAGGTGGCGCTGGCGTTCAACCTGGTGCTGGCGCGCATCCTGCGGATGAGCCGCAGCCGGCGGCGCATCAGCCACCAGGACTTCGACGACGACGAGATCAGCGAGGCCGTCGACAGCGGTGCCCGAGGGTGACACGGTCTTCCTGGCCGGGCGCCGCCTGGACGAGGCGCTGTCCGGTCGCGTCCTGCTGCGCGGTGAGCTGCGCCACCCCCGGTGGGCCACGGCCGACCTGGCCGGTCGCGAGGTGCTGGGCGTCCGGTCGGTCGGCAAGCACCTGTTCACCCGGTTCTCCGGTGACCTGAGCCTGCACAGCCACTTCCGGATGGACGGCGCGTGGCACCTGTACCGGCCGGGCGAGAAGTGGCGGCGGCCCGGGCACCAGGTGCGGGCGGTGCTGGAGGTGCCCGACCGGGTCGTGGTGGGGTTCTCGCTGCACGACCTGGAGCTGCTGCCCACCGGCGAGGAGCACCGGCTGGTCGGGCACCTGGGGCCGGACCTGCTCGGCGAGGGCTGGGGTGACGCCGACGAGGCGGAGGCGGTGCGCCGGCTGGCCGCCGACCCGGAGCGCGAGCTGGGCGTGGCGCTGCTCGACCAGCGGGTGTTCGCGGGCGTGGGCAACCTCTACAAGGCCGAGGTGTGCTTCCTGCTGAAGGTCTCGCCGTGGAGCCCGGTGTCGGCGGTGGACCCGGCGGAGGCCGTGCGGCTGTCGCGCAGGCTGCTGCTGGCCAACGCGTGGCGCCCGGAGCAGAGCACCACCGGTTCGCTCGCCCGGGGCCGGCAGCACTGGGTGTTCGAGCGGGCCGGCAAGCCGTGCTTCCGCTGCGGCACGCGGGTGCGCGTCGGCGGGCAGGGCGAGGGGGTCCACGAGCGGCCCGCGTACTGGTGCCCGCGCTGCCAACCAGGACCGATCGCCTAGGGTTGCGCACCGTGGTCTACAAGAGCGTGGTGCGCAAGGCGTTGTTCCGGATGCACGGCGGGGACGCGGAGCGGGTCCACGAGACCACCCTCGGCCTGCTGGCGGCGGCGAGCCCGGTGGCGAAGGTCGTGAAGCGCGGGCCGAAGCTGGAGCGCACCGTCTTCGGCGTCACGTTCCCCAACCCGGTCGGCCTCGCCGCGGGCCTGGACAAGAACGGCCGGGCGCTGCCCGCGTGGGGCGCGCTCGGGTTCGGGTTCGTCGAGGTCGGCACGGTCACCCGGCACCCGCAGCCGGGCAACCCGAAGCCGCGGCTGTTCCGGCTGCGCGGCAGCGACGCGATCATCAACCGGATGGGTTTCAACAACGACGGCGCGCAGGCGCTGGCGGACCGGCTGGACCGGCTCGGCCCGCTGTCCGTGCCGCTGGGCATCAGCCTGGGCAAGTCCAAGGTGACGCCGGTCGAGGAGGCCGTCGAGGACTACCGGGCCTCGCTGCGCGCGCTGTACCGGCACGGCGACTACTTCGCGATCAACATCAGCTCGCCGAACACGCCGGGCCTGCGCAGCCTCCAGGACCGGGGCGCGCTGACCGAACTGCTGGCCGGCCTCGACGAGGCCGCGCGCGGGCTGGCGGGCGCGGCGCCGCGCAAGCCGATCCTGGTCAAGATCGCACCCGACCTGACCGACGAGGCGATCGGCGAGGTGCTGGAGGTGTGCGCGGCGCACGACGTGAGCGGCCTGATCGCGACCAACACCACGTTGTCGCGCGACGGCCTCGCCCCGTCCGACCGGGCGCTCGCGCACGAGGCGGGCGGGTTGAGCG
This region of Saccharothrix longispora genomic DNA includes:
- a CDS encoding Fpg/Nei family DNA glycosylase codes for the protein MPEGDTVFLAGRRLDEALSGRVLLRGELRHPRWATADLAGREVLGVRSVGKHLFTRFSGDLSLHSHFRMDGAWHLYRPGEKWRRPGHQVRAVLEVPDRVVVGFSLHDLELLPTGEEHRLVGHLGPDLLGEGWGDADEAEAVRRLAADPERELGVALLDQRVFAGVGNLYKAEVCFLLKVSPWSPVSAVDPAEAVRLSRRLLLANAWRPEQSTTGSLARGRQHWVFERAGKPCFRCGTRVRVGGQGEGVHERPAYWCPRCQPGPIA
- a CDS encoding quinone-dependent dihydroorotate dehydrogenase; the encoded protein is MVYKSVVRKALFRMHGGDAERVHETTLGLLAAASPVAKVVKRGPKLERTVFGVTFPNPVGLAAGLDKNGRALPAWGALGFGFVEVGTVTRHPQPGNPKPRLFRLRGSDAIINRMGFNNDGAQALADRLDRLGPLSVPLGISLGKSKVTPVEEAVEDYRASLRALYRHGDYFAINISSPNTPGLRSLQDRGALTELLAGLDEAARGLAGAAPRKPILVKIAPDLTDEAIGEVLEVCAAHDVSGLIATNTTLSRDGLAPSDRALAHEAGGLSGRPLTERAREVVRFVSRRTDGKLPIIGVGGIASADDAKRMLDAGASLLQVYTGFIYEGPGLVRRINRALAP